One part of the Microlunatus elymi genome encodes these proteins:
- a CDS encoding ATP-dependent Clp protease ATP-binding subunit, with protein sequence MFERFTDRARRVVVLAQEEARMLNHNYIGTEHILLGLIHEGEGVAAKALESMGISLEAVREKVEEIIGHGHESPAGHIPFTPRAKKVLELSLREALQINHSYIGTEHILLGLIREGEGVAAQVLVKLGADLNRVRSTVLQLLSGFQGKEAATSGAPEQGNAPSSSMVLDQFGRNLTQAARENKLDPVIGRETEIERVMTVLSRRTKNNPVLIGDPGVGKTAVVEGLAQSIVRGDVPETLRDKQIYTLDLGALVAGSRYRGDFEERLRKVLKEIKTRGDVVLFIDEIHTLVGAGAAEGAIDAASILKPMLARGELQTIGATTLDEYRKYVEKDAALERRFQPIQVAEPSIALTIDILRGLRDRYEAHHRITITDEALVGAARMADRYISDRFLPDKAIDLIDEAGARLRIRRMTAPPDLREFDEKIAAVRLEKEAAIDAQDFERAAGLRDDEKKLLAHRAERESQWKQGDLDAVAEVDEEIIAEVLSTTTGIPVFKLTEEESSRLLRMEEEIAKRYVGQHDAVKALSRSIRRTRAGLKDPKRPSGSFIFAGPSGVGKTELTKALTEFLFGDEDAMITLDMSEYSEKHTASRLFGSPPGYVGYEEGGQLTEKVRRKPFSVVLFDEIEKAHPDIFNSLLQILDEGRLTDAQGRVVDFKNTVIVMTTNLGTRDIAKSVSLGFSQSGDAEGSYEKMKAKVSDELKQHFRPEFLNRVDEIIVFRQHTLEDIVKIVDLMVAEIETRLKDKDMDIELTPAAKQLAAKRGFDPVLGARPLRRALQRDVEDILAEKILFDELKPGEIVVVDVAPEGSEMPFSFTGTRRAEVPDTPVGVTAGGEGGAEENAS encoded by the coding sequence ATGTTTGAGCGCTTTACCGACCGGGCTCGCCGGGTCGTTGTTCTGGCCCAAGAAGAAGCCCGCATGCTGAACCACAACTACATCGGCACGGAGCACATTCTGCTCGGGCTGATCCACGAGGGCGAAGGTGTGGCCGCCAAGGCGCTGGAGTCCATGGGTATTTCGCTCGAAGCGGTACGGGAGAAGGTCGAGGAGATCATCGGCCACGGGCATGAGAGCCCGGCCGGCCACATTCCTTTCACGCCGCGGGCGAAGAAGGTTCTCGAGCTGAGTCTGCGCGAAGCGCTGCAGATCAACCATTCCTACATCGGCACTGAGCACATCCTGCTCGGCCTCATTCGCGAGGGTGAAGGCGTCGCTGCTCAGGTCCTGGTCAAGTTGGGTGCCGATCTCAATCGCGTACGCAGCACTGTTCTTCAGTTGCTCAGCGGATTCCAAGGAAAGGAAGCCGCGACTTCCGGTGCTCCGGAGCAGGGGAATGCGCCGTCGTCGTCGATGGTGCTGGACCAATTCGGACGCAATCTGACCCAGGCTGCTCGGGAGAACAAGCTGGATCCGGTGATCGGCCGGGAGACCGAGATCGAACGCGTGATGACCGTTCTTTCCCGGCGTACCAAGAACAACCCGGTGCTGATCGGAGATCCCGGTGTCGGCAAGACCGCGGTGGTCGAAGGGCTGGCCCAATCGATCGTTCGCGGCGACGTGCCGGAGACCCTGCGGGACAAGCAGATCTACACCTTGGATCTCGGCGCTCTGGTCGCCGGGTCTCGGTATCGCGGTGATTTCGAGGAACGGCTCCGCAAGGTGCTGAAGGAGATCAAGACCCGCGGCGACGTGGTGCTCTTCATCGACGAGATCCACACCCTGGTCGGTGCCGGTGCCGCCGAAGGCGCCATCGACGCCGCCAGCATCCTGAAGCCGATGCTGGCCCGCGGTGAGCTGCAGACCATCGGCGCGACCACCCTCGACGAGTACCGCAAGTACGTGGAGAAGGACGCCGCCCTGGAGCGCCGGTTCCAGCCGATCCAGGTGGCCGAGCCGTCGATCGCGCTGACCATCGACATCCTGCGGGGGCTGCGTGACCGGTACGAGGCTCACCACCGGATCACCATCACCGACGAGGCGCTGGTGGGCGCGGCGCGGATGGCCGACCGGTACATCTCCGACCGGTTCCTGCCGGACAAGGCGATCGACCTGATCGACGAGGCCGGTGCCCGGTTGCGGATCCGCCGGATGACGGCTCCGCCGGACCTGCGCGAATTCGACGAGAAGATCGCAGCAGTGCGGCTGGAGAAGGAAGCCGCGATCGACGCTCAGGACTTCGAGCGGGCGGCCGGGCTGCGCGACGACGAGAAGAAGTTGTTGGCGCATCGGGCCGAGCGCGAGTCGCAGTGGAAGCAGGGTGACCTGGACGCGGTGGCCGAGGTCGATGAGGAGATTATCGCCGAGGTGCTGTCCACCACGACCGGTATCCCGGTCTTCAAGCTGACCGAGGAGGAGTCCTCGCGGCTGCTGCGGATGGAGGAGGAGATCGCCAAGCGGTACGTCGGTCAGCACGACGCCGTCAAGGCACTGTCCCGCTCGATCCGTCGTACCCGTGCCGGGCTGAAGGATCCGAAGCGGCCGAGTGGCTCGTTCATCTTCGCCGGCCCGTCCGGTGTCGGCAAGACCGAGCTGACCAAGGCGCTGACCGAGTTCCTGTTCGGGGACGAGGACGCCATGATCACCTTGGACATGAGCGAATACTCCGAGAAGCACACGGCGTCTCGGCTGTTCGGTTCGCCGCCCGGTTACGTCGGCTACGAGGAGGGTGGCCAGCTCACCGAGAAGGTGCGCCGCAAGCCGTTCTCGGTGGTGCTGTTCGACGAGATCGAGAAGGCGCACCCGGACATCTTCAACTCGCTGCTGCAGATCCTGGACGAAGGTCGGTTGACCGACGCACAAGGCCGGGTTGTGGACTTCAAGAACACCGTGATCGTGATGACCACGAACCTCGGTACTCGTGACATCGCCAAGAGCGTTTCGCTGGGCTTCTCGCAGTCCGGTGACGCCGAGGGCAGCTACGAGAAGATGAAGGCGAAGGTCTCCGACGAGCTGAAGCAGCACTTCCGTCCGGAGTTCCTGAACCGGGTCGACGAGATCATCGTGTTCCGTCAGCACACGCTGGAGGACATCGTCAAGATCGTGGATCTGATGGTCGCCGAGATCGAGACGCGGCTGAAGGACAAGGACATGGACATCGAGCTGACACCGGCAGCCAAGCAGTTGGCCGCCAAGCGAGGCTTCGATCCGGTCCTGGGTGCTCGTCCGCTGCGGCGTGCGCTGCAGCGTGATGTCGAGGACATCCTGGCCGAGAAGATCTTGTTCGACGAGCTGAAGCCGGGCGAGATCGTGGTTGTCGACGTCGCACCGGAGGGCTCCGAAATGCCGTTCAGCTTCACCGGCACCCGTCGCGCCGAGGTCCCCGACACCCCGGTCGGCGTCACCGCCGGTGGTGAAGGCGGCGCGGAGGAGAACGCCTCGTAA